A section of the Tumebacillus amylolyticus genome encodes:
- a CDS encoding Ger(x)C family spore germination protein, with the protein MKKRAWLFALALAVGSTGVGCGARQQRQLEQLGVISAVGYDQAEHENITGTVVIPNFTDTGKEKIDVLTGTGGSSKELRFALSRMSERKLVSGQIRVVLYGDKLAREGIMPYSDTLFRDVEIGSQIYLAVVDGRAVDFFAKRYPDKPSVDIYLYRMLRKEMEQNTLPRSNLHHFLHDVYDHGSDPVLPYLRLGKEDIIIDGVAVFKDDVMVGRLDPEETRYLAYLGGGNSMGEVDVTLQEKTRSGEPAHAVVMYMKVKRKLDISQVQGHPKIVMHYEIDGAVTEYSGDSNLEEEPNIKKIELAIQKKMETSMKHLLHTLQHDYGSDPLGLIELYRSKGYVTKLDNKTGEDLYKKAELDVKVKMNILQTGMIH; encoded by the coding sequence ATGAAAAAAAGAGCGTGGCTCTTCGCGCTCGCTCTCGCCGTCGGCAGTACAGGCGTCGGCTGCGGAGCGCGCCAGCAGCGCCAGTTGGAACAACTCGGGGTCATCTCCGCCGTCGGGTACGACCAAGCGGAACATGAAAACATCACCGGCACCGTCGTCATCCCGAACTTCACCGACACCGGCAAGGAAAAAATCGACGTGTTGACCGGCACGGGCGGCTCGTCCAAAGAACTGCGCTTCGCACTCTCCCGCATGAGTGAACGCAAGCTCGTCTCCGGCCAAATCCGCGTCGTGCTCTACGGAGACAAGTTGGCGCGAGAGGGCATCATGCCCTACAGCGACACGCTGTTTCGCGATGTGGAGATCGGGTCGCAGATCTACTTGGCGGTTGTGGACGGGCGGGCGGTGGATTTTTTCGCCAAGCGGTATCCGGACAAACCGAGTGTGGATATCTATCTGTATCGCATGTTGCGCAAAGAGATGGAGCAGAACACCCTGCCTCGCTCCAACCTGCACCACTTTTTGCACGATGTGTACGATCACGGCAGCGACCCGGTGTTGCCGTACCTGCGGCTTGGCAAGGAGGACATCATCATCGACGGGGTGGCGGTGTTCAAAGACGATGTCATGGTCGGGCGACTCGATCCGGAAGAAACACGCTATCTCGCCTATCTGGGGGGTGGGAATTCAATGGGCGAAGTCGATGTGACGCTGCAAGAGAAGACCCGCAGCGGCGAACCGGCACATGCGGTGGTCATGTATATGAAAGTCAAACGCAAGCTGGATATCAGCCAAGTGCAGGGCCACCCCAAGATCGTGATGCACTATGAAATCGACGGCGCGGTCACGGAGTATTCCGGGGACTCCAACTTGGAGGAAGAACCGAATATCAAAAAAATAGAACTGGCGATCCAAAAGAAAATGGAGACCTCGATGAAACACCTCCTCCACACACTTCAGCACGACTACGGCTCCGACCCGCTCGGGTTGATCGAGTTGTACCGCTCCAAAGGGTATGTGACCAAGTTGGACAACAAAACGGGAGAAGACCTGTACAAAAAAGCGGAGCTCGATGTCAAGGTCAAAATGAACATCCTACAGACCGGAATGATCCATTAA
- the amyS gene encoding alpha-amylase, whose protein sequence is MNLKQNLKKTFGVSFAAIFMATLVPAGAAMAADNGTMMQYFEWYLPNDGTLWTKMGSDATHLKNIGITGVWFPPAYKGQSQADVGYGVYDMYDLGEFNQKGTVRTKYGTKAQLQSAISSLHTNGIQAYGDVVLNHRLGADGTELANAAEVNSSNRNQITSGTYQISAWTDYNFPGRGNTYSAFKWHWYHFNGVDYDQSRGLNRIYLFQSTGKAWDWEVDSENGNYDYLMGADIDYDHPDVQAEVKNWGKWYVNTLGLDGVRIDAVKHIKFDYMASWLANTRSTTGKSNLFAVGEYWNNNLAALENYETKTNWSMSLFDVPLHTNFQSAANGGGYYDMRNILNGTMMKNHPVQAVTFVDNHDTEPGQSLQSWVSDWFKPLAYATILTRQEGYPCVFYGDYYGIPAKGVSAKSSWLDKQLSARKSYAYGTQHDYLDNADVIGWTREGDSAHVGSGLATVMSDGPGGSKSMFVGTAHAGQVWKDITGNRTDTVTINSSGYGTFPCNGGSVSIWTK, encoded by the coding sequence ATGAACTTGAAACAGAACTTGAAGAAAACTTTCGGGGTGTCCTTTGCCGCCATCTTCATGGCAACGCTCGTTCCGGCGGGCGCTGCGATGGCAGCAGACAACGGCACGATGATGCAATATTTTGAATGGTATCTGCCCAATGACGGTACGCTTTGGACCAAGATGGGCAGCGATGCGACGCACTTGAAAAACATCGGCATCACCGGCGTTTGGTTCCCGCCGGCGTACAAAGGCCAATCGCAAGCTGACGTCGGGTACGGCGTATACGACATGTACGACCTCGGCGAGTTTAACCAAAAAGGCACCGTCCGCACGAAGTACGGGACCAAAGCTCAGTTGCAATCGGCGATTTCGTCCTTGCACACCAACGGCATTCAAGCCTATGGAGACGTCGTGCTCAACCATCGCTTGGGCGCAGACGGCACCGAATTGGCGAACGCGGCGGAAGTGAACTCGTCCAACCGCAACCAGATCACGTCGGGCACGTACCAAATCTCCGCTTGGACCGACTACAACTTCCCGGGTCGCGGCAACACGTACTCGGCGTTCAAATGGCACTGGTACCACTTCAACGGCGTGGACTATGACCAATCCCGCGGTTTGAACCGCATCTACCTGTTCCAATCGACCGGCAAGGCGTGGGACTGGGAAGTGGATTCGGAGAACGGCAACTACGACTACTTGATGGGCGCTGACATCGACTACGATCACCCGGATGTGCAAGCGGAAGTCAAGAACTGGGGCAAGTGGTATGTGAACACCCTCGGTCTGGACGGCGTGCGCATCGACGCGGTGAAGCATATCAAGTTTGACTATATGGCGTCTTGGCTTGCGAATACCCGCTCCACGACGGGCAAATCGAACCTCTTCGCAGTCGGTGAGTACTGGAACAACAACCTCGCGGCGTTGGAGAACTACGAGACCAAGACCAACTGGAGCATGTCGCTGTTCGACGTGCCGTTGCACACGAACTTCCAATCGGCGGCGAACGGCGGCGGCTATTATGACATGCGCAACATCTTGAACGGCACGATGATGAAAAACCATCCGGTGCAAGCGGTGACCTTCGTTGACAACCATGACACCGAGCCGGGCCAATCCTTGCAATCTTGGGTTTCGGACTGGTTCAAACCGTTGGCGTATGCGACGATCCTCACCCGCCAAGAAGGCTATCCGTGCGTGTTCTACGGGGACTACTACGGCATCCCGGCAAAGGGTGTTTCGGCGAAGTCTTCGTGGCTTGACAAGCAACTCTCGGCACGCAAATCCTACGCGTACGGCACGCAGCACGACTATCTCGACAACGCTGACGTGATCGGCTGGACTCGCGAAGGCGATTCTGCACACGTGGGCTCGGGCCTTGCAACCGTCATGTCTGACGGCCCTGGCGGCTCCAAGTCGATGTTCGTGGGCACCGCGCATGCAGGTCAAGTTTGGAAGGACATCACCGGCAACCGCACCGACACCGTCACGATCAACTCCAGCGGCTACGGCACTTTCCCCTGCAACGGCGGCTCCGTCTCGATCTGGACCAAATAA
- a CDS encoding 2Fe-2S iron-sulfur cluster-binding protein, translating into MSKIRFEPHGKTADVRDGVTILSAARAAKVMLPSKCGGRGACTTCKVQIKSDVPLSALSRMEKHMLSDRMVADGFRLGCQCKVTGDAEVTIPEDPLRRTIRLQLEAARREKEERDQEQ; encoded by the coding sequence GTGAGCAAGATTCGATTTGAACCGCATGGCAAGACGGCCGACGTGAGGGATGGCGTGACGATTCTCTCGGCTGCCCGAGCGGCCAAAGTGATGTTGCCAAGCAAGTGCGGGGGGCGGGGGGCTTGTACCACCTGCAAAGTCCAGATCAAGTCGGACGTCCCGCTCTCTGCACTCAGCCGTATGGAAAAACACATGCTCAGCGACCGCATGGTGGCGGACGGGTTCCGTCTCGGCTGCCAATGCAAAGTGACGGGGGACGCCGAAGTGACGATCCCCGAAGACCCGTTGCGCCGCACGATTCGTCTGCAACTAGAAGCGGCAAGGCGCGAGAAGGAAGAGCGAGACCAAGAGCAATAA
- a CDS encoding molybdopterin-dependent oxidoreductase, producing MTRRRFLKALGLGMAGLSLSGYMVYVFGGTSVSDVWKMAVGSKGSDGFRALENFRINSVEPTPEVKIGDYRLQVDGLVANPVMWAFDQMKQALQEVEQTSNFHCVEGWGIKNVRWTGVKLRELIQRVQPLPTATHVTFYSLGGVYTESLTLAEAQEDETLLAYQIYGQDLPPQQGYPLRVIIPRMFGYKGAKWVYRIEFTDRQHMGYWEKYGYNVDGVTVR from the coding sequence ATGACACGTCGACGTTTTCTAAAAGCGTTGGGACTGGGAATGGCAGGGCTCTCGCTGTCTGGATATATGGTGTATGTATTTGGCGGGACCAGCGTGTCCGATGTGTGGAAGATGGCTGTCGGCAGCAAAGGGTCGGACGGATTTCGGGCACTTGAGAACTTTCGCATCAACAGCGTGGAACCAACCCCCGAGGTGAAGATCGGAGACTATCGGTTGCAGGTGGACGGTTTGGTTGCGAATCCGGTGATGTGGGCGTTTGACCAGATGAAACAGGCGTTGCAGGAAGTGGAGCAGACCTCCAATTTCCACTGCGTCGAAGGCTGGGGGATCAAAAACGTCCGCTGGACAGGCGTGAAATTGCGGGAGTTGATCCAACGGGTGCAACCCCTGCCAACCGCAACGCATGTCACGTTTTACTCGTTGGGCGGCGTGTACACCGAAAGTCTGACTCTCGCCGAAGCGCAAGAAGACGAGACCTTGCTCGCGTATCAAATCTACGGGCAAGACCTACCTCCCCAGCAAGGCTATCCGCTGCGGGTGATCATCCCGCGCATGTTCGGGTACAAAGGGGCAAAGTGGGTCTATCGTATCGAGTTCACCGACAGACAGCACATGGGTTATTGGGAGAAGTACGGCTACAACGTGGACGGAGTGACGGTGCGATGA
- the corA gene encoding magnesium/cobalt transporter CorA, whose product MIKTYFYNFVENKMYHDVDLQSRHAMLQDPKNLLWIDLYNCTAEELKYIGNTFDFHPLAIEDCLHDSPRSKVDKYDDYYFFVFHALRYDEEREIEITTEELNIFLGKNYIVTIHKKPLQSIGRVAAASLRTSQFMSRGPDYLLYAMVDGITDEYFPIMERLSSRIDELEDEMYVEPAQEITEEFLALKRNIVLVRRVIQPQKRIFANVNGRYSFEISEDNIPYYIDLVDHLERLADTVESQRDLISGALETYYSLVTARTNDTMRVLTVISTLMLPLTFITGFFGMNVPLPFHESWWSTIAITLGLVAISYWMMKTFLKRKWI is encoded by the coding sequence ATGATCAAGACGTATTTTTATAATTTTGTTGAGAATAAAATGTACCATGACGTTGATCTGCAGAGCCGGCATGCCATGCTCCAAGACCCCAAGAACCTTCTGTGGATCGACCTCTACAACTGTACGGCTGAAGAACTGAAGTATATCGGCAATACGTTTGACTTCCACCCGCTCGCTATAGAGGACTGTCTGCACGACTCTCCGCGTTCGAAAGTTGACAAATACGATGACTATTATTTCTTCGTCTTTCATGCCCTGCGGTACGACGAGGAGCGTGAGATCGAGATCACGACCGAGGAACTGAACATCTTCCTCGGCAAGAACTACATCGTCACCATTCACAAAAAACCGCTTCAATCCATCGGCCGTGTAGCCGCCGCAAGTTTGCGAACGTCCCAGTTCATGAGCCGCGGTCCGGACTATCTGCTCTACGCGATGGTGGACGGGATTACCGACGAGTACTTCCCGATCATGGAGCGTCTCTCGTCCCGGATTGACGAACTCGAAGACGAGATGTACGTCGAACCGGCCCAAGAGATCACCGAGGAGTTCCTCGCCTTGAAGCGCAATATCGTGTTGGTGCGACGCGTCATTCAGCCGCAGAAGCGGATTTTCGCCAACGTCAACGGACGGTATTCGTTTGAGATCAGTGAAGACAACATTCCGTATTACATCGACTTGGTCGACCACTTGGAACGCCTCGCCGACACCGTCGAATCGCAGCGCGATTTGATTTCCGGTGCTCTGGAGACGTACTATTCGCTTGTCACGGCGCGCACGAACGACACGATGCGCGTGCTGACCGTCATCTCGACGCTGATGCTGCCGCTGACGTTTATCACCGGCTTCTTCGGGATGAACGTGCCGCTTCCGTTCCACGAATCGTGGTGGTCGACGATCGCCATCACCCTTGGACTCGTGGCCATCTCGTATTGGATGATGAAAACTTTCCTCAAGCGCAAATGGATTTGA
- the gerPC gene encoding spore germination protein GerPC: MLHPLVQENYYLQRRVQELEREIQHIRLMLAAKTLMIGKLEVKLENIQIETLSGTLTVGIAHSAETDESKDGCVRLPHLPKRPIMEI, from the coding sequence ATGTTGCATCCGCTCGTGCAAGAGAACTACTACTTACAACGGCGAGTTCAAGAGCTGGAGCGCGAGATCCAGCACATCCGGCTGATGTTGGCGGCGAAGACGTTGATGATCGGGAAGCTCGAAGTAAAATTGGAGAACATCCAGATCGAGACGCTCTCGGGAACGCTTACGGTAGGAATCGCCCATTCGGCGGAAACGGACGAGAGCAAGGACGGGTGCGTACGCCTCCCGCACCTGCCGAAGCGTCCGATCATGGAGATCTGA
- a CDS encoding methylated-DNA--[protein]-cysteine S-methyltransferase, whose product MIVKWTPFRDLFVAATDRGVCCITLPNESWETLRAWVSKQLPGAELVEDAESLAGVIGELEAYYRGELRVFASPLDLRGTEFQREVWQTVAQIPMGETRSYSEIAREIDRPRAVRAVGAANGANPVPILVPCHRVIGSSGHLTGYRGGLPMKKELLTLEGL is encoded by the coding sequence ATGATCGTAAAATGGACGCCGTTTCGAGACCTGTTCGTGGCGGCGACAGACCGGGGGGTCTGTTGCATCACATTGCCCAACGAGTCTTGGGAGACGTTGCGCGCGTGGGTGAGCAAACAGTTGCCGGGGGCGGAGTTGGTGGAGGACGCCGAGAGTTTGGCGGGGGTGATCGGGGAATTGGAAGCGTACTATCGCGGGGAGTTGCGTGTATTTGCGAGCCCGCTCGATTTGCGGGGGACAGAATTCCAGCGTGAAGTCTGGCAAACGGTTGCACAGATTCCGATGGGGGAGACGCGCAGTTACAGCGAGATCGCCCGCGAAATCGACAGACCGCGCGCCGTGCGTGCAGTTGGTGCGGCGAACGGAGCCAACCCCGTTCCGATCCTCGTGCCCTGCCATCGAGTCATCGGCAGTTCCGGCCACCTCACCGGCTACCGTGGAGGACTCCCGATGAAAAAAGAGCTCCTGACGCTCGAAGGCTTGTGA
- a CDS encoding phosphatase PAP2 family protein has protein sequence MTMRRWMWPLLLLATGGVLYGITAVQNWGIGCILFILVALLGVQHDQKDIPWKRYLPLGFLALLFPFVMYNYAGSFWEHVAGWQTKSVHHIFKWNDLFNSIPFNDGSFLWVWQPDWLTRFIGWVYWYGFTLSFWACMIRSFFTKDVKKMLHYAFAGFVLQVPLILLFYNTVFLQEVWWVKGLPDMLNPWYRDYTQSEYLVWVQNCFPSMHTSMAFAMLLMAMREKSKAFRWIMGTYCTLIILSTLYLKIHWVLDVLAGMLFAYLVVKLADGILKLPNLLSRSKTKPSGLAHAQYAAAPEPIEKSTPSK, from the coding sequence ATGACGATGCGACGTTGGATGTGGCCCTTGTTGCTTCTCGCCACCGGGGGCGTGCTCTACGGAATCACCGCCGTTCAAAACTGGGGGATCGGATGCATCCTCTTCATCTTGGTCGCCCTGCTCGGTGTCCAACACGATCAAAAAGACATCCCTTGGAAACGCTACTTGCCCCTCGGCTTCCTCGCCCTGCTGTTTCCGTTTGTCATGTACAACTACGCAGGCAGCTTTTGGGAGCATGTCGCAGGCTGGCAGACCAAGAGCGTCCACCATATCTTCAAATGGAACGACCTGTTCAACTCGATCCCGTTTAACGACGGCTCGTTCCTCTGGGTCTGGCAACCGGACTGGTTGACCCGCTTCATCGGCTGGGTCTATTGGTACGGGTTCACGCTCTCGTTCTGGGCGTGCATGATCCGCAGTTTCTTCACCAAAGATGTGAAAAAAATGCTCCACTACGCGTTCGCCGGTTTCGTTTTGCAAGTCCCGTTGATCTTGCTGTTCTACAACACCGTGTTTCTCCAAGAAGTCTGGTGGGTTAAAGGCTTGCCCGACATGCTCAACCCGTGGTACCGCGACTACACGCAAAGCGAATACCTCGTCTGGGTGCAGAACTGCTTCCCGAGCATGCACACTTCAATGGCGTTTGCGATGCTGTTGATGGCGATGCGTGAAAAGTCCAAAGCGTTCCGTTGGATCATGGGCACGTACTGCACGTTGATTATCCTCTCGACGTTGTACCTGAAAATCCACTGGGTGCTCGACGTCTTGGCGGGCATGCTGTTCGCCTACTTGGTCGTCAAACTGGCAGACGGGATTCTCAAACTCCCGAACCTCCTGTCCCGCTCCAAAACCAAACCGTCCGGTCTCGCCCACGCGCAATACGCAGCGGCGCCCGAGCCGATTGAGAAAAGCACGCCCTCGAAGTGA
- a CDS encoding DUF309 domain-containing protein translates to MTEQHPEEVLDYLLYMNRRQYFEAHEVLEGYWHGERIDFYKGLIQVAVALYHLNTGNIAGCRALFTRARELLTPYAPEFRAVDVQRVLTYIDDSLALIPNVIEMEAADARALGVQPIDMWLEDGTELPLEPVVPLDEEEDE, encoded by the coding sequence ATGACGGAACAGCATCCGGAGGAAGTTCTGGATTATCTGCTGTATATGAACCGACGACAGTATTTTGAGGCGCATGAAGTGCTGGAAGGGTATTGGCACGGAGAGCGCATTGATTTTTATAAAGGGTTGATTCAAGTGGCGGTCGCGTTGTACCACTTGAACACCGGCAATATCGCAGGGTGCCGGGCTCTGTTCACACGGGCGCGGGAATTGCTGACCCCGTACGCACCGGAGTTTCGGGCGGTCGACGTTCAGCGGGTGCTGACGTACATCGACGACTCGCTCGCGCTCATCCCGAACGTCATCGAGATGGAAGCGGCAGATGCGCGTGCGCTCGGCGTCCAACCGATCGACATGTGGCTCGAAGACGGCACGGAGTTGCCGCTTGAACCTGTGGTTCCGTTGGATGAGGAGGAGGACGAGTGA
- a CDS encoding cytochrome b/b6 domain-containing protein, with protein sequence MKWVERFNRPERMLHGVVAALFLVLLITGLCLHLEVLREWLGAWKFEVRMVHDWAGVLLMVVPWLLIWVYRRSLAAFFKEMTHWREVEIEFLYRRTKLAHKFNGGQKANFLIAMILFLGMSVTGFFVWQSQWISLDLREFLYSWHKLLFYLLTAQVAGHVFLAAVYKPTRHALQGMLHGKVSKEWSDEHHPLWKQDED encoded by the coding sequence ATGAAATGGGTCGAGCGGTTTAACAGGCCGGAACGGATGTTGCACGGCGTTGTCGCTGCGCTTTTTCTCGTGTTGTTGATCACGGGACTTTGTTTGCATCTCGAAGTGTTGCGGGAATGGCTCGGAGCTTGGAAGTTTGAAGTTCGGATGGTGCATGACTGGGCGGGGGTTTTGTTGATGGTCGTGCCGTGGCTCTTGATTTGGGTCTATCGCAGAAGTTTGGCCGCTTTTTTCAAAGAGATGACGCATTGGCGGGAAGTCGAGATCGAATTCCTCTACCGGCGCACGAAGCTCGCCCACAAGTTTAACGGCGGTCAAAAAGCGAATTTTTTGATCGCGATGATTTTGTTCTTGGGGATGTCGGTGACCGGTTTTTTCGTCTGGCAGAGCCAGTGGATCTCGCTTGACCTGCGGGAGTTTTTGTACAGTTGGCACAAACTGCTGTTCTACCTGCTGACCGCGCAAGTGGCAGGGCATGTTTTTTTGGCAGCTGTATACAAGCCGACACGCCATGCCTTGCAAGGGATGTTGCACGGCAAGGTGTCCAAGGAATGGTCGGACGAACATCACCCGCTCTGGAAGCAAGACGAAGACTAA
- a CDS encoding bifunctional transcriptional activator/DNA repair enzyme AdaA: MEERQWQAIEACDSGSDGEFYYGVRTTGVYCRPSCKSRTPKRENVRVFGTTDEAVNQGFRPCKRCRPEELAWRGAGEEVVALVKGLMQARFAEALSLELLAEEVKMSPHHVHRVFKRETGQTPGEFLLEVRMRAAKELLRTTEWSVTEVAGQVGFVNLSHFSTVFHEQTGQTPTQYRGGAGER; encoded by the coding sequence ATGGAGGAGCGACAGTGGCAAGCGATTGAGGCGTGTGACAGCGGGAGTGACGGGGAGTTTTATTACGGGGTGCGGACGACGGGGGTCTATTGTCGGCCTTCGTGCAAGTCGCGAACGCCCAAGCGGGAGAATGTGCGGGTGTTTGGGACGACGGATGAAGCGGTGAATCAGGGGTTTCGCCCGTGCAAGCGCTGCCGACCGGAGGAACTCGCATGGCGCGGGGCGGGGGAGGAAGTGGTGGCGCTCGTGAAGGGATTGATGCAAGCGCGGTTTGCAGAGGCGCTGAGTTTGGAGCTGCTGGCGGAGGAAGTCAAGATGAGCCCGCATCATGTGCACCGAGTTTTCAAGCGCGAGACGGGGCAGACGCCGGGGGAGTTTTTGTTGGAGGTGCGGATGCGGGCGGCGAAAGAGTTGCTTCGGACGACGGAGTGGAGCGTGACGGAGGTGGCGGGGCAGGTTGGATTTGTGAATCTGTCGCACTTTTCGACGGTGTTTCATGAGCAGACGGGGCAGACGCCGACGCAATATCGGGGAGGGGCGGGAGAGCGATGA
- a CDS encoding GerAB/ArcD/ProY family transporter — protein MRHQTQVGSEQKHSINSIELLFLLHTVPIGVGILGLVRFVADKSGHDAPLAVLLSGLYPQIGILFMWLLLRRFQNLGVYEIHKELFGKWLGFLFNFAFISYCLYASFMTMRTFIELINTWLYPMTSPMVLTCILLVPTLYASYCGVRLLGRYATTTFFLTVWILLLTYFPTKEATLSHLFPIGQNGMSSIFQGSLLSALSILGFELLLVMYPYVAHKQDVLPAASIASWGMTLIYLLNAIVTIMFFSLPQLEKTIWPMLTMFKHVQVPFIERFETIVIAVWVMRIVNTCGAYLWAGMDGLQKSLPLKKPYLYLVVAAAFLVLTMQVKGRAIINTNLNLLSKIGLGVMIAYPLLLWLLSLILRKKGEKPS, from the coding sequence GTGCGTCACCAAACCCAAGTGGGAAGTGAACAAAAGCATTCGATCAACAGCATCGAATTGCTGTTTCTCTTGCACACGGTCCCGATTGGGGTCGGCATCTTAGGGCTGGTCCGCTTCGTTGCAGACAAATCCGGACATGACGCACCGCTGGCCGTGTTGCTCTCAGGGCTCTACCCGCAGATTGGAATCCTGTTTATGTGGTTGCTGCTCAGGCGTTTTCAAAACTTAGGGGTCTATGAGATTCACAAGGAACTGTTCGGGAAATGGCTGGGGTTCCTGTTCAACTTCGCGTTCATCTCCTATTGCCTGTATGCGAGCTTTATGACGATGCGAACTTTCATCGAGTTGATCAACACATGGTTGTACCCGATGACTTCGCCGATGGTGCTCACGTGTATCTTATTGGTGCCGACGCTTTATGCGAGCTACTGCGGAGTTCGCTTGCTGGGGCGCTATGCAACCACGACGTTTTTTCTCACCGTTTGGATTTTGTTGCTGACCTACTTTCCGACCAAGGAGGCTACGCTTTCTCATCTGTTTCCCATCGGGCAGAACGGGATGTCGTCGATCTTTCAAGGCAGTCTCCTGTCCGCGCTCTCCATCCTCGGCTTTGAATTGTTGCTGGTGATGTACCCCTACGTCGCGCACAAGCAAGACGTGCTGCCCGCCGCTTCCATCGCGTCGTGGGGGATGACGCTGATCTATTTGCTCAACGCCATCGTGACGATCATGTTCTTCTCCCTCCCGCAATTGGAAAAAACGATCTGGCCGATGCTGACGATGTTTAAGCACGTCCAAGTCCCGTTCATTGAACGATTCGAAACGATCGTCATCGCGGTCTGGGTGATGCGCATCGTCAATACCTGCGGCGCTTACCTCTGGGCGGGGATGGATGGTTTGCAAAAGTCTTTGCCCTTGAAAAAACCCTATCTCTACCTGGTGGTTGCCGCCGCATTCCTCGTCTTGACGATGCAGGTCAAGGGACGAGCGATCATCAACACGAATTTGAACCTTCTCTCCAAAATCGGTCTCGGCGTCATGATCGCCTATCCGCTCTTGCTCTGGCTCCTAAGCCTCATCCTGCGCAAAAAAGGAGAGAAGCCGTCATGA
- a CDS encoding SGNH/GDSL hydrolase family protein, with protein MPDSLQKSLIALGDSITAGVGGKWGRGYPTHLAKRLEEKYPDLLMVNWGIPGLTIPRLTQALQKGDHLYDKLAAADWIVMTIGGNDIINHFPKNFSETAKLNLRGETLARELDLLLTTLISLTKCPIYLGDLYNPFPQSTAAEQIIGALNEHHLEPLSRRYKNLHLVRLSTVLRGLESRTIQYYKTGTIQDMKRFFRRPIHPNDEGHEKIADAFYRALTAPPPPAPKKP; from the coding sequence ATGCCCGACTCTCTACAAAAATCCCTGATCGCGCTTGGCGACTCCATCACGGCGGGAGTTGGCGGCAAATGGGGCCGCGGCTACCCGACCCACCTCGCCAAACGCTTAGAAGAGAAATACCCCGACCTCCTCATGGTCAACTGGGGCATTCCCGGCCTCACGATCCCGCGCCTGACCCAAGCTCTGCAAAAAGGCGACCACCTCTACGACAAACTTGCCGCCGCCGACTGGATCGTCATGACGATCGGCGGCAACGACATCATCAACCACTTTCCCAAAAACTTCTCCGAAACGGCGAAGCTGAATCTGCGTGGGGAGACGCTCGCCCGCGAACTCGATCTCCTGTTGACGACTTTGATTTCGCTGACGAAGTGCCCGATCTACCTCGGCGATCTCTACAACCCGTTTCCGCAATCAACGGCCGCCGAGCAGATCATCGGGGCTCTGAACGAACATCACCTCGAACCGCTCTCCCGCCGATACAAAAACCTGCACCTCGTGCGCCTCTCGACCGTTCTGCGCGGTCTGGAATCCCGCACGATCCAATACTACAAGACCGGCACGATCCAAGACATGAAGCGCTTCTTCCGCCGCCCGATCCACCCCAACGACGAAGGTCACGAAAAAATCGCCGACGCGTTCTACCGTGCCCTCACGGCCCCACCACCACCAGCCCCCAAAAAGCCTTGA
- a CDS encoding 2-hydroxymuconate tautomerase, whose protein sequence is MPFVHIEMVEGRTVEQKRELAKRVTEAVAEITNVPADRVHVFFNDMKKEDYANGGTLVLDK, encoded by the coding sequence ATGCCGTTTGTACATATCGAAATGGTCGAAGGCCGCACCGTCGAGCAGAAGCGTGAACTCGCCAAGCGCGTCACCGAAGCGGTTGCTGAAATCACCAACGTCCCGGCTGATCGCGTCCACGTGTTCTTCAATGACATGAAAAAGGAAGACTACGCCAACGGCGGTACCCTCGTCCTCGACAAATAG